GATCTGCGGAAGGGGCGACGGGAGGTCGAGGACGGCGACGGCCTGCTCGCCGGACAACTCGCAGCGCCGGCCGACCAGGATCATGCCAGCACCCTGCGGGTGGTCCAGGAGCGGATGCAGGCCCTCCCCGAGGCCCAGCGCCAGGCGCTGCTGCTGATCGGCGCCGAGGGATACACCTACGAGGAGGCGGCCGTGCGGCTCGGCTGCCAGGTCGGCACGGTGAAGAGCCGGGTCAGCCGGGCGCGCTCGTCGCTGCTGGCGGCGCTCGGCGAGGTAGTGGATCATTGATCCACCCGGCATCCAGAACGATCGATCGGGCTCGACGGCGTGGCCCGTATCGTCCGGTTCGCAGGTGACGGGACGTGGTGGGGGAAGTAGGACTCGAACCTACGAAGGCATAGCCAGCGGATTTACAGTCCGCCCCCTTTGCCGCTCGGGACATTCCCCCACGCTGCCGTTGCCGGCAGGGCCGCCGCATCGGCGGCGGGTCCTTATGCTGGGGTGCCCTGCGCCTGTCAAGCTGAGCGCACGGAGCCCCCAACGAGCCCCGCCGTCGATGCCTGACGACATCTGCAATACAGGGCTTGTTCTGAAAAATGGAATGGTGGGGGAAGTAGGACTCGAACCTACGAAGGCATAGCCAGCGGATTTACAGTCCGCCCCCTTTGCCGCTCGGGACATTCCCCCACGCTGCCGTTGCCGGCAGGGGCCGCCTCTCGGCGACGGGGCCCTTATGGTGGGGTGCCCGGGGGGTGTCAAGCCGCGATCGGTGGCCGGCTCATACGATCTCCGACTGATCGCTTTCGCGATGCGGAGATCGGCTTCGCTCAAGCGCCGCGCGGGCCGGTGAGACGAAATCCCGAGGAAATCTTCCGGATTTCGTCTCACCGGAGCCGTCTCAGCTCGCCTCCGCCACGTCGCAGAGGCGCAGCTCGACCCGGTCGGCGCCGCGCCAGCGGTCGCGGGAGAGGGTGCCGGCGGCGTGGATGTCGCGGCCGATATGCGAGAGCAGGAGCCGCCCGACCGGCGATTCCGCCGCCCGGAACGCGATGGCGCCGACCGCGACGCCGTCCCGGCCGCGCAGCTGTGCCTTGACGTGCCCGGTGCCGACGACGCGCGCATCGGCGACGCGGTGGCGGGCGAGCGCGAAGACCGGCTCCGGGGCGCCCTGGCCGAACGGACCGGCCCGCTCGACGGCATCCGCCAGATCCGGCTGCACGCCGCCGGCCGAGACCATGCCGTCGACCAGCAGCGCCTCGCCGAGGCGCGCCTCGGCCACCGAGGCCGCGAGGTCGCCCGACAGTGCCTCGCGGAACCGGTCGAGGTCGAGGGCGGCGAGCGTCACGCCCGCCGCCATGGCGTGGCCGCCGCCCTTGGCCGCCAACCCGGCCTCGACGCAGGCCCGGACCGCCCGGCCGAGATCGGCGCCGGGGATCGAGCGGCCCGAGCCGGTGGCGGTGCCGTCCTGGCGGAGCGCGAAGGCGAAGGCCGGGCGGCCGAAGCGCTCCTTGAGGCGGGCCGCGATCAGCCCGACGATGCCCGGATGCCAGTCCGGGCTGCCGGCGACGAGGACCGGCTGGTCGGGGTCGCGCTCGAGCCGCATTCCCATCTCGGCCTCGGCTTCCGCCACGGCGGCGGCCTCGATCGCCTGGCGCTCGCGGTTGAGCGCATCGAGTTGGGCGGCGATGCCGGCGGCCTCGATCGGATCCTCGCAGAGCAGCAGCCGGGCGCCGAGCGTCGAATCGCCGATGCGCCCGCCGGCATTGATGCGCGGCCCGAGCAGGAAGCCGAGATGCCAGGCCTGCGGCGCCTCCCCGAGGCCGGCCGCGTCGAGGAGGGCGGCGAGGCCCCGCCGGCCGCGCCCGCGCATCACCGCGAGGCCCTGGCGCACGAAGGCGCGGTTGAGGCCGTGCAGCGGCACCACGTCGGCGATGGTGGCGAGCGCCACGAGATCGAGACCGGCCATCAGGTCGGGAATGGCGAGGCCGTCGCGGCGCAGGCGCCGGTTGAGCGCCACCAGCGTGAGGAAGACGACACCGGCGGCACAGAGATGGCCGAGGCCCGACAGGTCGTCGAGGCGGTTCGGGTTCACCACGGCGCGGGCCTGGGGCAGCACCTCCGGCGCGCCGTGATGGTCGAGCACTACCACGTCCATCCCGAGGCGGCCGGCTTCGGCCAGCGGCTCGTGCCCGGCCGTACCGCAATCGACGGTAACGAGGAGGGTGGCGCCTTCCGCGGCGAGCATCCTGACCGCCGCGACGTTGGGGCCGTAGCCTTCGGTGATGCGGTCGGGGATGTGGAGCCGGTAGGGCACGCCGAGGTCGCGGAGCGCACTCGCGAGCAGCGCGGCGCTCGCCGCGCCGTCGACGTCGTAATCGCCGAAGATCGCGACTTTCTCGCGCTTCAGGATCGCCTCGGCCAGACGGTCGGCTGCCGCCTCCATGTCGACCAGCACGGCCGGGTCGGGGAGGAGGTCGCGCAGGCGCGGCTCGAGGAAGCCCGGCACGGCATGGAGATCGACCCCGCGGCCGGCCAGCACCCGGGCCAGCACCTCCGGCAGGCCGTGGCCCTGCGCGATGGCGACCGCGAGGCTCTGCGCCGGCGCCGAGGCGCAGCGCTCGTGCCAGGGCCGCCCGAGCGCGGAGCGGTGAACGTCGAGGAGCGGGCGGGGCAGGTCGAGGAGCATGGACACGGGCAGGAGTGTAGCGGGATTCGCAGGATCGCGCTGCCGCAGCCGGGCGACACCTGTGGGCGGTCGTGCGGCTGGGAGGCACGCCGGATGATCCCTCCCCGCCGAGGCAGGGCTGTTCGGGAGAAAGATTCGGGAGAAAGAAGTGGCACGGGCTTCTCCTCTCCCCGCGGGCGGGGAGAGGGCTGCGAACCCCTTGTCGGGTTCGCAGCAAGCCCGAAGGGCAAGGGTGAGGGGGTGTTTCCGGATAAGAGCCTCACTCGTCGAGACCCCCTCACCCTCGCTCCAGCTGCGCCTGCGCTTGCCGCGTCACCTGAACGGTGGTGGGATCTTCGATCCCCAGGCCCTCTCCCCGCCCGCGGGGAGAGGAGAGCACCCGCGCCTTTCCTTTTTCCGGACAGCCCTGCCGCAGAGGGGGAAGCGACTGCGCGGGCCCCTGGAACGCGAAAAGCGGGGCATGAAGCCCCGCTTTCCAAGTGCCGAGTAAAGCTCCGGCCAATCGTACCCTAACGGACCGACCGTCAGAAGTTCTTGACGATCTCGTCGACCACCTTCTTGGCGTCGCCGAACAGCATCATGGTGTTGTCGCGGAAGAACACCTCGTTCTCGACGCCGGCATAGCCCGAGCCCATGCCGCGCTTGATGAACAGCACGGTCTTGGCCCGCTCCACGTCGAGGATCGGCATGCCGTAGATCGGCGATTGCGGATCGGTCTTGGCGGCCGGGTTGGTGACGTCGTTGGCGCCGATCACGAAGGCCACGTCGGCCTGCGGGAACTCGCCGTTGATGTCCTCCAGCTCGTGCACCTCGTCGTAGGGCACGTTGGCCTCGGCGAGCAGCACGTTCATGTGGCCCGGCATGCGGCCCGCCACCGGGTGGATGGCGTACTTCACGTCGACGCCGGCCTTCTTGAGCTGGTCGGCCATCTCACGCAGCGAGTGCTGGGCCTGCGCCACCGCCATGCCGTAGCCCGGCACGATGATGACCTTCTCGGCGTTCTTCATGATGAAGGCCGCATCGTCCGCCGAGCCCTGCTTGACCGGCCGGGTCTCGACCTGCCCGCCGCCGGAGGAAGCCGCGGCGTCGCCGCCGAAGCCGCCCAGGATGACCGAGATGAACGAGCGGTTCATCGCGTGGCACATGATGTAGGACAGGATCGCGCCCGACGAGCCGACCAGCGCGCCGGTGATGATCAGCGCGAGGTTGCCCAGCGTGAAGCCGATGCCCGCGGCCGCCCAGCCCGAGTAGGAGTTGAGCATCGAGACCACGACCGGCATGTCCGCGCCGCCGATCGGGATGATCAGGAGGCCGCCGAGCACGAAGGACAGGATCACGATCAGCCAGAACAGCACCTTGCTGCCGCCGCCGATGAAGCCGGCGAGCAGCGCCACCAGCACGATGGCGAGCACGATGTTGATGGCGTGGCGCTGCGGCAGCATGATCGGCTTGCCCGACATGCGCCCGTCGAGCTTCAGGAACGCGATCACCGAGCCGGTGAAGGTGATGGCGCCGATGGCCACACCCAGACCCATCTCGAACAGCGACTGCTTGTGGATCGCGCCGTTCTCGATGATGCCGAAGGCCTGCGGCGCGTAGAGCGCGCCGGCCGCCACCGCGACGGCCGCGAGGCCGACGAGGGAGTGGAAGGCCGCGACGAGCTGCGGCATCGCCGTCATCGGTACGCGCTTGGCGATCACCGCGCCGGCGCCGCCGCCGATGCCGAGACCCAGCAGCACCAGGAACCATGCCCCGACGCCGGACGGCGCATGGCCGACCAGCGTCGTCAGGATGGCGATGCCCATGCCGATCATGCCGTACAGGTTGCCCTGCCGGGAGGTGGTCGGATGGGACAGGCCCCGCAGCGCCAGGATGAACAGGACGCCGGAGACGAGGTAGAGGAGCGAGGAGACGTTCTCCGACATCGCCTCAGGCCTTCTTCTTGTACATGCTGAGCATGCGCTGGGTGACGAGGAAGCCGCCGAAGATGTTCACGCTGGCAAAGACCAGGCCGATGAACCCGAAGAAGCGGGCCCAAGCAGTGCCCTTCTCGATCAGCGGAACGCCGACGGCCAGCAGCGCACCGACCACGATCACCGAGGAGATCGCATTGGTGACGGACATCAGCGGGGTGTGCAGCGCCGGGGTCACCGACCAGACGACGTAATAGCCGACGAAGATCGCCAGCACGAAGATCGCGAGGCGGAACACGGTCGGGTCGATGGCGCCGTGGGTCGCGGCGGCGACGCCGTGGCCGACGCTGTCGGCGATGATCGCCGCCTGGTCGGCGGCGCGGGCGGCGATGTCGGCCGCGTTGCGGGCGGCGGCGGCGGCGGCGCGTGCCTGCTCGGCCGCCTGGTCGGGGGGAAGGGTAGCCATGAGGTCTCCTCCGATTGCGGGGCGAGCGGCCTTAGGCCGCCTTGGGCTGGAAGTTCGGGTGGACGACGGCGCCGTCGCGGGTCAGGCAGGTCGCCTTGACGAGTTCGTCGTCCCACTTCACCGCCAGCGTCTTCGCGGCCTTGTCGACCAGGGTCTCGACGAAGGCGTAGAGGTTGCGGGCGTAGAGGCTCGACGAGGTGGCGGCCAGCCTTCCTGGCACGTTGGCGTAGCCGACGATCTTCACGCCGTTCCCGGTCTCGACGACCTCGTCGGCCTTGACGCCCTCGACGTTGCCGCCGCGCTCGACCGCGAGGTCGACGAGCACCGAGCCCGGACGCATCGCCGCCACCATGTCGGCGGTGACGAGCCTGGGCGCCGGCCGCCCGGGGATCAGCGCGGTGGTGACCACGATGTCCTGCTTGGCGATGTGGCTCGCGACCAGCTCCGCCTGCTTCTTGCGGTACTCGGCCGACATCTCCTTGGCGTAGCCGCCGGCGGTCTCGGCCTGCTTGAACTCGTCGTCCTCGACGGCGACGAACTTGGCGCCGAGCGACTCGACCTGCTCCTTGGCGGCGGGCCGCACGTCGGTGGCGGTCACCACCGCGCCCATGCGGCGGGCGGTCGCGATGGCCTGCAGCCCGGCGACGCCGGCGCCCATCACGAAGATGCGGGCCGCCGGGACGGTGCCGGCCGCGGTCATCATCATCGGCAGCGCCCGGCCGTAGACGGCGGCGCCGTCGACGACGGCGCGGTAGCCCGCGAGGTTGGCCTGGCTGGAGAGCACGTCCATCACCTGGGCGCGGGTGATGCGGGGCATCAGCTCCATGGCGATCGCCGAGACGCCGGCATCGGCCATCGCCTTGACCTCGGCCTCGTGGCCGTAGGGATCCATGATGGCGATCACGATCGCGCCGCGCTTCAGCGCGGGCAGCTCGTCGGCGGCGGGGCGGCGCACCTTGAGGACGATATCCGCCCCCTCGGCCGCGGCCTTGGCGTCGGGCGCGATCGAGGCACCGGCGGCCTCGTAATCCGCATCCGGCACGCCGGCCTTCAGGCCCGCCCCGGACTGCACCGTCACCTCGGCCCCGAGAGCCTTGTACTTCTTCACCGTTTCCGGGACTGCCGCGACACGCGGCTCCG
This sequence is a window from Methylobacterium sp. SyP6R. Protein-coding genes within it:
- a CDS encoding NAD(P)(+) transhydrogenase (Re/Si-specific) subunit beta, with the translated sequence MSENVSSLLYLVSGVLFILALRGLSHPTTSRQGNLYGMIGMGIAILTTLVGHAPSGVGAWFLVLLGLGIGGGAGAVIAKRVPMTAMPQLVAAFHSLVGLAAVAVAAGALYAPQAFGIIENGAIHKQSLFEMGLGVAIGAITFTGSVIAFLKLDGRMSGKPIMLPQRHAINIVLAIVLVALLAGFIGGGSKVLFWLIVILSFVLGGLLIIPIGGADMPVVVSMLNSYSGWAAAGIGFTLGNLALIITGALVGSSGAILSYIMCHAMNRSFISVILGGFGGDAAASSGGGQVETRPVKQGSADDAAFIMKNAEKVIIVPGYGMAVAQAQHSLREMADQLKKAGVDVKYAIHPVAGRMPGHMNVLLAEANVPYDEVHELEDINGEFPQADVAFVIGANDVTNPAAKTDPQSPIYGMPILDVERAKTVLFIKRGMGSGYAGVENEVFFRDNTMMLFGDAKKVVDEIVKNF
- a CDS encoding proton-translocating transhydrogenase family protein, whose product is MATLPPDQAAEQARAAAAAARNAADIAARAADQAAIIADSVGHGVAAATHGAIDPTVFRLAIFVLAIFVGYYVVWSVTPALHTPLMSVTNAISSVIVVGALLAVGVPLIEKGTAWARFFGFIGLVFASVNIFGGFLVTQRMLSMYKKKA
- the recJ gene encoding single-stranded-DNA-specific exonuclease RecJ → MLLDLPRPLLDVHRSALGRPWHERCASAPAQSLAVAIAQGHGLPEVLARVLAGRGVDLHAVPGFLEPRLRDLLPDPAVLVDMEAAADRLAEAILKREKVAIFGDYDVDGAASAALLASALRDLGVPYRLHIPDRITEGYGPNVAAVRMLAAEGATLLVTVDCGTAGHEPLAEAGRLGMDVVVLDHHGAPEVLPQARAVVNPNRLDDLSGLGHLCAAGVVFLTLVALNRRLRRDGLAIPDLMAGLDLVALATIADVVPLHGLNRAFVRQGLAVMRGRGRRGLAALLDAAGLGEAPQAWHLGFLLGPRINAGGRIGDSTLGARLLLCEDPIEAAGIAAQLDALNRERQAIEAAAVAEAEAEMGMRLERDPDQPVLVAGSPDWHPGIVGLIAARLKERFGRPAFAFALRQDGTATGSGRSIPGADLGRAVRACVEAGLAAKGGGHAMAAGVTLAALDLDRFREALSGDLAASVAEARLGEALLVDGMVSAGGVQPDLADAVERAGPFGQGAPEPVFALARHRVADARVVGTGHVKAQLRGRDGVAVGAIAFRAAESPVGRLLLSHIGRDIHAAGTLSRDRWRGADRVELRLCDVAEAS
- a CDS encoding Re/Si-specific NAD(P)(+) transhydrogenase subunit alpha, which codes for MRIAVLSETDPAEPRVAAVPETVKKYKALGAEVTVQSGAGLKAGVPDADYEAAGASIAPDAKAAAEGADIVLKVRRPAADELPALKRGAIVIAIMDPYGHEAEVKAMADAGVSAIAMELMPRITRAQVMDVLSSQANLAGYRAVVDGAAVYGRALPMMMTAAGTVPAARIFVMGAGVAGLQAIATARRMGAVVTATDVRPAAKEQVESLGAKFVAVEDDEFKQAETAGGYAKEMSAEYRKKQAELVASHIAKQDIVVTTALIPGRPAPRLVTADMVAAMRPGSVLVDLAVERGGNVEGVKADEVVETGNGVKIVGYANVPGRLAATSSSLYARNLYAFVETLVDKAAKTLAVKWDDELVKATCLTRDGAVVHPNFQPKAA